CTCTGCTCAATGGGGAAAGGAACCCCGATGCGTTTGCACCGGCAGACAGCACAGAAACGTCCATCATGGAAATCATAATGCTTTACATTGAAGACCATTACAGCAAAGAATTGGACCGTGAGCATCTTGCGCACAAAGCCGGCATGAACATCCACAGATTCAGCAGGGTGTTCAATGAAACGTTCGGACAGAGCGTGAAATCATACCTGAACCATATCAGAATCCATAAGGCGGCAGAACTTCTCAGAAACAGCAAAGAATTGAGCGTCACCAAGATAGCAGCATCCGTAGGTTATACTAATATGGTACATTTTGAGCGGGTTTTCAGGGAAGTATTTGGCACCTCACCGAGAAAGTTCAGAATGAACTATAACGCAGAATCTGCACAGAGCAGACATCTATGGCATTTTGAATAAACCATCTGCGACCTCGGAACAGAAAAAAACACCTCCTCAGAATAGGTTTTCATAAAACACACAAATCCTTTTTCTCATCCCAGCAGCGTTCCAAAACAAGGAGTTTTATCCCTCCAGAAAGTTTTTTTTCAAAACGCACAAAATGTTGATAAAAAAGCACAAAATGATTAGACAGGGAAACGGGGCTTTTGCTATATTAGCCTCAAATTGTCTTTCCGGGGGGAAATATGATTCCAAGAAACCATCTTGCCAATACTGGAACTTTTCAAAGCAATTAAGGATAATCTTGACGCATTAGACAGGAAAAGACACCAAGAGCTTCAGTAAAAATTTTTAATATTATCGAAATGGCTGGAGGGATAACATTATGAAGAAGGCATTATTATTTCTATTCATATTTCAGTTTCTCATCTTTTCATCAGTCTTTGCCCAAACCCCTGAGATCACCAACGGCCTCAACTACCTCACCTCTACCCAAAACCCTGACGGCTCATGGGGAAGTGATATAACAAATACAGAGCTACTGCCTTCAACCGTATCAATAATAGAGACATTGCAGATTCTTAATCAAGCCGGAACAGTCAATTATTCGAATGCCGTTTCATGGCTTCAGGCCGAAGGATTATATACCACCGATTACCTCTCTGAAAGAATCAATGCCCTTTCCGTTGCGGGAACCGATGACGATCTGCTCCTTTCATACCTTGATGAAATGCTCTTTGCATGGGGTGGGGATGCAGATTCCACAAGCATGATTTTTGACACCTCTCTTGCCCTTCAGGCCTTTAAAAAAATCAACCATCCCGATCAGGATATCATCAGCTATGCATTGGGGTATCTGATGAACACCCAAAACCCTGACGGCGGCTGGGGGTTTTATCAGGACGACGACAGCAATGTATACATGACCGCAATAGTACTGCAAACGTTCATCCAATTCAACGATATCTACGATCTCCAATCAGAGATCGATGGCGCTACCGCATATTTATTAACCAAACAGAACCCTGACGGAGGCTTCGGCAGTTCTCCTTCAACCG
This portion of the Nitrospirota bacterium genome encodes:
- a CDS encoding helix-turn-helix domain-containing protein, with translation LLNGERNPDAFAPADSTETSIMEIIMLYIEDHYSKELDREHLAHKAGMNIHRFSRVFNETFGQSVKSYLNHIRIHKAAELLRNSKELSVTKIAASVGYTNMVHFERVFREVFGTSPRKFRMNYNAESAQSRHLWHFE
- a CDS encoding prenyltransferase/squalene oxidase repeat-containing protein — translated: MKKALLFLFIFQFLIFSSVFAQTPEITNGLNYLTSTQNPDGSWGSDITNTELLPSTVSIIETLQILNQAGTVNYSNAVSWLQAEGLYTTDYLSERINALSVAGTDDDLLLSYLDEMLFAWGGDADSTSMIFDTSLALQAFKKINHPDQDIISYALGYLMNTQNPDGGWGFYQDDDSNVYMTAIVLQTFIQFNDIYDLQSEIDGATAYLLTKQNPDGGFGSSPSTVYETSLALIALIDSGQGSPVQIQNAINYLLSTQFPNGSWGNERYSTSLVLKIKNA